In one Cervus canadensis isolate Bull #8, Minnesota chromosome 22, ASM1932006v1, whole genome shotgun sequence genomic region, the following are encoded:
- the LOC122424384 gene encoding proline-rich receptor-like protein kinase PERK9 has protein sequence MSLEVDFPQSLQMSRSQVGSKNRPLPTFMWVNEVTAQVTYPTWKTDPPALSPACLLNLTCEPPSGCGAGDVVAPCPRGPPIVPTQTWGPASPPAAASPRKSGPKSPGYSPGADQGPVTLNRPPSLPDTGPPPLCKPSTPPPQPLPATFPSPQGTLPAQGLSYFHDLSLKLTSFSPEKVIFQVVSLTHRMLHRILRGLQPDINHDLV, from the exons ATGAGCCTAGAAGTGGATTTTCCTCAGAGTCTCCAG ATGTCTAGAAGTCAGGTGGGGTCAAAGAACAGGCCTCTACCCACATTTATGTGGGTAAATGAAGTCACAGCACAAGTCACCTACCCCACGTGGAAGACAGATCCTCCGGCACTGTCTCCTGCTTGTCTGCTGAACCTGACATGTGAACCGCCATCTGGATGTGGGGCTGGGGATGTGGTTGCCCCCTGTCCCAGAGGCCCACCTATTGTCCCTACACAGACATGGGGTCCAGCGTCACCCCCTGCTGCTGCCTCTCCAAGAAAAAGTGGCCCAAAGAGCCCTGGCTACTCTCCAGGTGCTGACCAGGGGCCTGTTACTCTCAACAGACCTCCATCGCTGCCAGATACAGGGCCTCCTCCGCTCTGCAAGCCATCCACACCACCCCCTCAGCCACTGCCCGCTACATTCCCCTCCCCACAAGGCACTCTCCCAGCGCAGGGGCTTTCCTACTTCCATGATTTGTCCCTGAAGCTGACATCCTTCAGCCCCGAGAAAGTCATCTTCCAGGTTGTTAGCCTCACTCACAGGATGCTACACAGGATCCTCAGAGGCCTCCAGCCTGACATAAATCATGACCTGGTttga
- the C22H3orf86 gene encoding uncharacterized protein C3orf86 homolog — protein sequence MSKSRFGHGKKTQDTFFWINEVTGEITYPQKTDAPATSPAPLQKPEEGPRSQRGAVQGAPPSTQDAASTLAQNASPPPAPKAALKDVGSRNSFPAPPPYLPAKDGAPSPLPFSAVPVTISPPGGALPPFSPLGPALLPQASAFPPSPSAPWGFTCKLKNILSGNNRFSF from the coding sequence ATGTCAAAGAGTCGATTTGGACACGGGAAGAAAACTCAAGATACATTTTTCTGGATAAACGAGGTAACTGGAGAAATCACCTACCCCCAGAAGACAGACGCACCTGCAACGTCGCCAGCTCCTCTCCAGAAGCCGGAAGAGGGACCCAGATCTCAGCGCGGGGCCGTGCAGGGTGCTCCTCCCAGCACCCAGGACGCGGCCAGCACACTTGCGCAGAACGCCTCCCCTCCACCCGCTCCTAAAGCTGCCCTGAAAGACGTTGGCTCCCGAAACTCCTTCCCAGCTCCGCCGCCCTATCTCCCGGCCAAAGATGGAGCCCCGAGCCCTTTGCCGTTCTCTGCAGTTCCTGTCACCATCTCACCGCCAGGAGGCGCTCTGCCACCGTTCAGCCCCCTTGGGCCAGCCCTTCTGCCGCAAGCCTCTGCCTTCCCTCCCAGCCCTTCTGCCCCCTGGGGCTTCACCTGCAAGCTGAAAAACATCCTTTCTGGGAATAACCGATTTTCCTTTTGA